A region of Etheostoma cragini isolate CJK2018 chromosome 24, CSU_Ecrag_1.0, whole genome shotgun sequence DNA encodes the following proteins:
- the enpp4 gene encoding bis(5'-adenosyl)-triphosphatase enpp4, protein MLLKLLLGFLWGVRALATENNTAQQGPPPLLLVSFDGFRADYVKRFPMPNLKLLYSQGVLVEELTNVFITKTFPNHYSLVTGLYAESHGILSNNMYDPISHKNFHVGDGNDTDPAWWSEAQPLWLTALDSGYKTAAVMWPGSTVAIRNRTASHFLPYDSHVTFQQRLRNVTNFMLGDEKEKGVMFAALYWEEPDWSGHIFGPDNFTAMSAVLKEVDNNIGLLISELKRTGLWGRVNILVTSDHGMAQCSAERLIQLDDCLHRDNYTLVDLSPVAALIPHKDPEATFALLNKCHPNMTAYLKSAIPDRLHYRNNERIQPIILIADEGWTIVQRGKLPRLGDHGYDNSLSSMHPFMAASGPSFRQGYRIGSLQSVDIYPLMCHLLSVPPQANNGTLTQARCLLAAETCWDTPLVIGLVVGVLLVLSAITVLFRLLSRRRTSGPRPFQRLQVDYDDDDDDPLLE, encoded by the exons atGTTACTTAAATTACTGCTGGGCTTCCTGTGGGGCGTCAGAGCTTTGGCCACAGAAAACAACACGGCTCAGCAGGGTCCTCCACCACTGCTGCTGGTGTCATTCGATGGTTTCCGAGCAGACTACGTGAAGAGGTTCCCCATGCCGAACCTGAAGCTCCTGTACAGTCAAGGGGTCCTGGTGGAGGAGCTCACCAACGTCTTCATCACCAAGACGTTTCCCAACCACTACAGCCTG gTAACAGGGCTGTACGCTGAGTCTCACGGTATTCTGTCCAATAACATGTACGACCCCATCAGCCATAAGAACTTCCACGTTGGCGATGGCAATGACACCGACCCGGCGTGGTGGAGTGAGGCGCAGCCCCTCTGGCTCACCGCGCTGGACTCAGGCTACAAGACGGCGGCCGTTATGTGGCCCGGCTCTACTGTGGCCATCCGCAACCGCACAGCGTCACACTTCCTTCCATACGACTCTCATGTTACATTCCAGCAGCGACTGAGGAACGTCACAAACTTTATGTTGGGAGACGAAAAG GAGAAAGGGGTGATGTTCGCAGCTCTCTACTGGGAAGAGCCAGATTGGTCAGGTCACATTTTTGGCCCGGACAACTTCACTGCCATGAGCGCTGTGCTGAAGGAG GTTGACAACAACATAGGCCTGCTGATTTCCGAGCTGAAGCGGACCGGCCTCTGGGGTCGCGTCAACATCCTGGTAACCAGTGACCACGGCATGGCTCAGTGCTCTGCCGAGCGGCTCATACAGCTGGATGACTGCCTTCACCGCGACAACTACACACTGGTGGACCTCTCACCTGTTGCAGCCCTCATCCCACATAAAG ACCCAGAGGCCACCTTTGCCCTGCTGAATAAGTGCCACCCCAATATGACAGCCTATTTGAAATCAGCCATCCCTGATAGGCTGCACTACCGGAACAATGAGCGCATCCAGCCAATCATACTGATTGCTGACGAAGGGTGGACTATAGTGCAGCGAGGGAAGCTTCCAAGAT TGGGCGATCACGGCTACGACAACTCCCTTTCCAGCATGCACCCCTTCATGGCAGCGTCGGGGCCCAGCTTTCGCCAGGGTTATCGAATCGGCAGTTTACAGAGCGTGGACATTTACCCACTCATGTGCCACCTGCTGTCGGTGCCCCCGCAGGCCAACAACGGCACGCTGACCCAGGCTAGGTGCCTGCTGGCGGCTGAGACCTGCTGGGATACCCCTCTGGTGATTGGCCTGGTGGTGGGGGTCCTACTGGTACTCAGTGCAATCACAG TTCTGTTCAGGTTGCTGAGCCGACGCCGCACGTCAGGCCCCCGGCCCTTCCAGAGGCTACAGGTTGACtacgacgacgacgacgacgaccCCCTGTTGGAGTAA
- the LOC117939222 gene encoding XK-related protein 6 — MAAQSDGGKAGVGYSGGFAQLYDVDGEEPMDSAAIHICQCCRTSACYWGCRSACLGSLLGGGQPIGGVGIRETHLPPREQLWLDCLWIILALLVFFWDVGTDLCLAMDYYQRQDYLWFGLTLFFVLVPSVLVQILSFRWFVQDYTGGGLGEVEGLTKRGAVALGCLYPGRDRLQLATIWLWQATIHILQLGQVWRYIRTLYLGIMSRRQKEHQRRWYWAMMFEYADVNMLRLLETFLESAPQLVLQLCIMIQENRAETLQCISSLGSLLSLAWVLASYHKLLRDSRDDQRSMSYRGALLHLFWRLFTISSRVLSLALFASLFHIYFGIFVVVHWCAMAFWVVHGGTDFCMSKWEEVLFNMVVGIVYIFCWFNVKEGRTRYRMVTYYIVVLAENTILTGLWYAYRDPVLTDSYAVPALCGVYLTFIGGVLIMLLYYGFLHPASAHLQPSPASSCCAQLLWGLPLPPSAPPTAPPTPAHMAKSQTEEDVAETCLPVFQVRSAPITSKPEGPLIKIDMPRKRYPAWDAHYVDRRLRRTINILQYITPAAVGIRYRDGPLLYELLQYESSL, encoded by the exons ATGGCCGCGCAGTCGGACGGCGGCAAAGCCGGTGTGGGGTACAGCGGCGGTTTCGCCCAGCTGTACGATGTTGACGGCGAGGAGCCGATGGACTCTGCCGCGATCCACATCTGTCAGTGCTGCCGCACCTCCGCTTGCTACTGGGGCTGCCGCTCAGCCTGCCTCGGCTCCCTGCTCGGCGGGGGCCAGCCTATCGGAGGGGTCGGCATCCGGGAGACTCACCTCCCGCCCCGGGAGCAGCTGTGGCTGGACTGCCTCTGGATCATCCTCGCCCTCCTCGTCTTCTTCTGGGACGTTGGCACGGACCTGTGCCTGGCGATGGACTACTATCAGAGACAGGACTACCTCTGGTTCGGCCTCACTCTCTTCTTCGTGCTGGTGCCGTCTGTGCTGGTCCAGATTCTGAGTTTCCGCTGGTTCGTGCAGGACTACACCGGTGGGGGGCTCGGAGAGGTGGAGGGGCTGACCAAGCGGGGCGCGGTGGCTCTGGGATGCCTTTATCCCGGCAGGGACCGCCTGCAGCTGGCCACCATCTGGCTGTGGCAGGCCACCATACACATCCTCCAGCTGGGACAAGTGTGgag GTACATCAGGACTCTGTACCTGGGCATCATGTCGCGTCGGCAGAAGGAGCACCAGCGCCGCTGGTACTGGGCCATGATGTTTGAGTACGCAGACGTCAACATGCTGCGGCTGCTGGAGACTTTCCTGGAGTCTGCACCTCAGCTGGTCCTGCAGCTCTGCATCATGATCCAGGAGAACCGAGCCGAGACGCTGCAGT GCATCTCCTCCCTGGGGTCCCTCCTGTCTCTGGCCTGGGTTCTGGCCTCCTACCACAAACTCCTGCGAGATTCTCGTGACGACCAGCGTAGCATGAGCTATCGCGGGGCGCTGCTGCACCTCTTCTGGCGCCTCTTCACCATCTCGTCCCGCGTCCTCTCGCTTGCCCTCTTTGCCTCCCTCTTCCACATCTACTTTGGcatctttgtagtagttcactGGTGTGCCATGGCCTTCTGGGTGGTGCACGGAGGCACAGACTTCTGTATGTCCAAGTGGGAGGAGGTGCTCTTCAACATGGTAGTTGGCATTGTCTACATCTTCTGCTGGTTTAATGTGAAGGAGGGCCGGACGCGGTACAGAATGGTGACGTACTACATCGTGGTGTTGGCCGAGAACACCATCCTCACTGGACTGTG GTACGCCTACAGGGATCCAGTGTTGACCGACTCCTACGCTGTCCCAGCGCTGTGCGGCGTCTACCTGACGTTCATCGGCGGCGTCCTGATCATGCTGTTGTACTACGGCTTCCTCCACCCTGCCAGCGCCCACCTCCAGCCGAGCCCAGCCTCGTCCTGCTGCGCCCAGCTGCTCTGGGgtctccccctccccccgtcAGCCCCGCCCACCGCCCCACCCACCCCCGCCCACATGGCCAAGTCGCAGACGGAAGAGGATGTGGCCGAGACGTGTCTTCCCGTCTTCCAGGTGAGATCGGCCCCCATCACCTCCAAGCCAGAGGGCCCACTGATAAAAATCGACATGCCCAGGAAGCGTTATCCAGCATGGGACGCCCACTACGTAGACAGGCGCCTGCGGAGGACTATAAACATCCTGCAGTACATAACGCCGGCCGCAGTGGGCATCCGCTACCGTGATGGACCCCTACTGTATGAACTGTTGCAGTATGAGTCctcactctga